The following proteins are encoded in a genomic region of Microcoleus sp. FACHB-68:
- a CDS encoding dipeptide epimerase: MQIHIEPFTVHKRFALTISRGTTAQTTNIWVRIEHAGIEGWGEASPFSIGSNRQTTEDILEALQAFVRLADGLNPLNRQQIEQLFLELKTPSAARAAIDTALHDWLGKKVGLPLWQMWGLNLNLITPVSVTIGINSPEGAKERVRDWFKLTKFKFVKVKLGSPAGIEADQAMLRTVKEEAPPDTQLSIDANGGWSLNDAVKMCSWLADLGVKYVEQPLPAGQEKDLPALKEKSPLPIFVDESCFTSRDIPELADRVHGINIKLMKSGGLAEALRMIHTARACGLQVMFGCYSDSSIANTAMAQLSPLADYLDLDSHLNLIDDSFAGAVIEKGCLVPNDLPGLGVIKN; encoded by the coding sequence ATGCAAATACACATTGAACCCTTTACCGTCCACAAACGCTTTGCCCTTACCATCAGTCGCGGTACTACCGCCCAAACAACAAATATCTGGGTTAGAATCGAACACGCCGGCATTGAAGGATGGGGAGAAGCTTCACCTTTTTCGATTGGAAGCAACCGGCAAACGACTGAAGATATTCTTGAAGCATTGCAGGCATTTGTAAGGTTGGCAGATGGATTAAATCCCCTCAACCGGCAGCAAATCGAACAATTATTTCTTGAACTTAAAACACCTTCTGCTGCCCGTGCGGCAATAGATACAGCCTTGCACGATTGGTTAGGTAAAAAAGTGGGATTGCCCCTATGGCAAATGTGGGGACTCAATCTTAACCTAATTACCCCCGTTTCTGTCACGATTGGAATTAATTCGCCAGAGGGTGCAAAAGAGCGGGTGCGAGATTGGTTTAAACTGACAAAATTCAAGTTTGTTAAAGTAAAATTAGGCAGTCCGGCTGGAATTGAAGCGGATCAGGCGATGCTGAGGACCGTGAAAGAAGAAGCACCACCTGATACTCAATTGAGCATTGATGCAAATGGGGGATGGAGTTTAAATGATGCGGTGAAAATGTGTTCGTGGCTTGCAGATTTGGGTGTTAAATATGTGGAGCAACCGCTGCCGGCAGGACAGGAAAAAGACTTACCGGCCTTGAAAGAAAAATCGCCTCTACCTATTTTTGTTGATGAAAGTTGTTTCACCAGCCGAGATATTCCAGAATTGGCAGATCGGGTGCATGGCATTAACATTAAGTTGATGAAGTCGGGAGGTTTAGCGGAAGCGTTGCGGATGATCCATACTGCAAGGGCTTGCGGTTTACAAGTGATGTTTGGTTGCTATTCCGATAGTTCGATTGCGAATACTGCGATGGCTCAATTATCACCTTTGGCGGATTATTTAGATTTAGATAGTCATTTGAATCTGATAGATGATTCGTTTGCCGGCGCGGTGATAGAAAAGGGTTGTTTGGTGCCGAATGATTTGCCGGGGTTGGGGGTGATTAAGAATTAG
- a CDS encoding DUF1611 domain-containing protein, which produces MLTDQDRVAILLHEGIRGPSGKTGLSLLRFSEASIVVVIDRQCAGESLPELTGIARDVPIVASVEEALAYNANVLLIGIAPSGGALPAEWLAEVRQAVAAGLSVVNGLHTQLAKDEEFRELLREGQWIWDVRKEPARLAIGGAKARSLACRRVLTVGTDMSIGKMSTSLELNRVSVRRGLRSKFLATGQAGLMIAGDGIALDAVRVDFAAGAVEQMVMQFGNDHDILHIEGQGSLLHPGSTATLPLLRGSQPTHLVVVHRAGQTHVRNHPQVQIPPLPVVVQLYEAVAGAGGALQPARVAAIALNTHHLDEPAARDAIAQVQEEAGLPCTDPVRFGADILLDAVMNEKIL; this is translated from the coding sequence ATGCTGACTGATCAAGATAGAGTTGCTATTTTATTGCATGAAGGGATTCGTGGGCCTTCTGGAAAAACCGGCTTATCCCTTCTACGTTTTAGTGAAGCGTCGATTGTGGTGGTAATTGACCGGCAATGTGCGGGTGAGTCGCTGCCAGAATTAACCGGCATTGCGCGTGATGTGCCGATTGTTGCTTCGGTTGAGGAAGCGCTCGCCTACAACGCGAATGTGTTATTAATCGGGATTGCGCCGTCTGGGGGCGCGTTGCCGGCAGAGTGGCTGGCGGAAGTTCGGCAGGCTGTGGCAGCGGGGTTGTCGGTGGTGAATGGTTTGCACACGCAACTCGCCAAAGATGAGGAATTCCGGGAGTTGCTGCGGGAGGGACAGTGGATTTGGGATGTGCGAAAAGAACCGGCACGTTTGGCAATTGGCGGTGCGAAGGCGCGATCGCTGGCTTGCCGGCGCGTTTTAACCGTTGGTACGGATATGAGTATCGGCAAAATGTCTACGAGTTTGGAGTTAAACCGCGTATCTGTGCGGCGCGGCTTGCGTTCTAAATTTCTGGCAACTGGACAAGCCGGCTTGATGATTGCCGGTGATGGAATTGCGCTGGATGCGGTGCGGGTGGACTTTGCTGCCGGCGCGGTGGAACAGATGGTGATGCAGTTTGGCAACGATCACGACATTTTGCACATTGAGGGACAGGGTTCCCTGCTGCATCCGGGATCAACGGCTACTTTGCCCCTGCTGCGCGGTTCTCAGCCAACGCATCTAGTGGTGGTGCATCGAGCCGGCCAAACTCATGTTCGCAATCATCCCCAGGTGCAGATTCCGCCGCTGCCGGTTGTGGTTCAGCTTTATGAGGCGGTTGCCGGTGCCGGTGGTGCCCTGCAACCGGCGCGTGTCGCTGCAATTGCACTCAACACTCACCACTTAGATGAGCCGGCAGCCAGAGATGCAATTGCACAAGTTCAAGAAGAAGCCGGTTTGCCTTGCACCGATCCCGTGCGTTTTGGTGCCGACATTTTGTTAGATGCAGTGATGAATGAGAAAATTTTGTAA
- a CDS encoding MASE1 domain-containing protein, which translates to MNLLAFPNRSKQVLLIFLIALIYYVTAKLGQYLAIPPGFITPVYPPSGIALAAILLMGYRVWWGIWLGALVAATWAFLANTGILSMSIISGFGIATGSVLQAIVGAYLIKRFIGSRYIFTTTPNVTKFTGIELLSCMVSPTFGSTTMYLCGFIEEKDYLISWLTFWLGDAIGVLVIVPLLLFWIEHWFSKHSLQAGKPINTATHHRSRRAVQSTLEITLWAFLLLSVGIVAFGFGYPVEYLLIPLLVWSAFRSEQRFTAIAIFLVSALAIAGAIRGTSSFNRSTLNESLLLLQAFIGTVCVTTLILSAVIMEREQAKARIERVNEELEFKVEERTAALQQSKEIAVREAARSAAANQAKSEFLANMSHELRTPLNGIMGYAQILQRSKTVGEEERGQVNVIYQCGSHLLTMINDILDLSKIEAGKMEINPSDFHFPAFLQGVAEMCRIRADLKGISFHYQSTAELPTGVRADEKRLRQVLLNLLGNAIKFTDDGSVTLSVSFAAADKIRFEVRDTGIGMSPDQLQKIFLPFEQAGDAKRQAEGTGLGLAISQKIVSLMGGAIQVQSERGVGSIFWFDVSLPQADEWIKTAQVDRHGQIVGIKGERRKIIVVDDKWENCSVVCNLLQPIGFEVVEAGNGEEGWQKIQQFQPDLVITDLVMPELDGFGLMKRIRESENLKHIIIIVSSASVFDSDQHQSLEAGGDAFLPKPVQATELLEKLRKHLQIEWVYAEIYPTSVQQLTDETDIIPPSATELEMLYQLAVRGSLKGIIKQAKLLEQSDDKLLPFTQTLQKLAKGFQEEAILEFINLYRS; encoded by the coding sequence ATGAATCTGCTAGCTTTCCCGAATCGTTCCAAACAAGTTTTGCTGATCTTTTTGATTGCGCTCATCTATTATGTTACAGCAAAACTTGGGCAATATCTGGCAATTCCGCCTGGATTCATTACGCCCGTATATCCACCATCTGGCATTGCACTTGCCGCCATTTTGCTCATGGGCTATCGAGTTTGGTGGGGCATTTGGTTAGGAGCCTTGGTTGCGGCAACGTGGGCATTTTTGGCAAATACAGGCATTTTGTCAATGTCGATTATTTCTGGTTTCGGTATTGCCACAGGTTCCGTCTTACAGGCAATCGTGGGTGCATATCTGATTAAACGGTTCATCGGTTCTCGCTATATATTTACCACTACACCTAACGTTACAAAATTTACTGGAATTGAACTTTTGAGCTGTATGGTGAGTCCCACCTTTGGTTCGACTACCATGTACCTGTGTGGATTCATTGAGGAAAAAGACTACCTCATTAGCTGGTTAACATTCTGGTTAGGAGATGCCATCGGTGTTTTGGTGATTGTACCGCTTCTGCTTTTTTGGATTGAGCATTGGTTCAGCAAGCATAGCCTTCAAGCCGGCAAACCCATAAACACAGCAACGCATCACAGATCACGACGAGCAGTTCAGTCCACCTTGGAAATTACGCTCTGGGCTTTCTTGCTATTAAGCGTAGGAATCGTGGCTTTTGGCTTCGGCTATCCGGTTGAATATTTGCTGATTCCACTGTTAGTGTGGTCGGCCTTTCGTTCTGAGCAAAGGTTCACAGCGATTGCGATCTTTTTGGTTTCGGCATTAGCAATTGCCGGTGCGATTCGAGGGACAAGTTCATTCAATCGCAGCACCCTCAACGAATCTCTACTGCTATTGCAAGCATTTATTGGAACTGTCTGCGTTACCACACTGATTTTGTCAGCCGTCATTATGGAGCGAGAACAGGCAAAAGCACGAATAGAGCGAGTCAATGAAGAACTAGAGTTTAAAGTTGAGGAACGCACAGCAGCATTACAGCAATCTAAAGAAATTGCTGTTCGCGAAGCGGCGCGAAGTGCAGCAGCAAACCAGGCAAAAAGTGAGTTTCTTGCCAACATGAGCCATGAGTTAAGAACGCCACTCAATGGCATTATGGGCTATGCCCAAATTTTGCAGCGATCTAAAACTGTGGGTGAAGAGGAGCGAGGGCAGGTGAATGTGATTTACCAGTGTGGTTCCCACCTGCTAACCATGATCAACGATATCCTCGATCTCTCTAAAATTGAAGCCGGCAAGATGGAAATCAACCCATCCGACTTCCACTTCCCTGCATTTCTGCAAGGCGTTGCGGAAATGTGCCGTATTCGCGCCGATCTAAAAGGCATTAGCTTTCACTACCAATCCACCGCCGAGTTACCCACCGGAGTGCGTGCTGACGAAAAACGCTTGCGGCAAGTTTTGCTCAACTTATTGGGCAATGCAATCAAGTTTACCGATGACGGCAGTGTTACCTTGAGCGTTAGCTTTGCAGCAGCAGACAAAATACGCTTTGAAGTGCGCGATACCGGCATTGGAATGTCTCCCGATCAGTTGCAAAAGATATTTCTGCCTTTTGAACAAGCCGGTGACGCTAAACGCCAAGCCGAAGGCACGGGATTGGGACTTGCTATCAGCCAAAAGATCGTCAGCCTCATGGGGGGTGCCATTCAAGTGCAAAGCGAAAGGGGTGTTGGTAGTATCTTCTGGTTTGATGTCAGCCTACCCCAAGCAGATGAGTGGATAAAAACAGCTCAAGTTGATCGTCATGGACAGATCGTTGGAATCAAAGGCGAACGACGTAAAATCATTGTTGTGGATGACAAGTGGGAAAACTGTTCTGTTGTTTGTAACTTATTACAACCCATTGGTTTTGAAGTTGTAGAAGCCGGCAACGGTGAAGAAGGTTGGCAGAAAATTCAGCAGTTTCAGCCTGATTTAGTCATCACCGATCTGGTAATGCCTGAACTAGATGGATTTGGGCTGATGAAGCGTATCCGCGAATCGGAGAATCTGAAACACATCATCATTATTGTTTCCTCTGCCAGTGTCTTTGACAGTGATCAGCATCAAAGTTTGGAAGCTGGAGGAGATGCCTTTTTGCCTAAACCTGTGCAGGCAACAGAACTTCTGGAAAAACTTCGTAAGCATTTGCAAATAGAATGGGTTTACGCAGAAATCTACCCAACCTCTGTTCAGCAACTCACTGATGAAACCGATATCATTCCACCTTCTGCAACAGAACTTGAAATGCTATACCAGTTAGCTGTGCGCGGAAGCTTAAAAGGCATCATCAAACAGGCAAAACTGCTGGAGCAATCGGATGACAAACTTCTTCCTTTTACTCAAACCCTACAGAAACTTGCAAAAGGTTTTCAAGAGGAAGCCATTTTAGAATTCATCAATCTCTACAGGAGCTAG